Below is a genomic region from Streptomyces ferrugineus.
TGCGGTCAGCGGGCCGGGAGTTCCGCGAACGACAGCACGGTGAGGAACCGCTTCAGCGCGGCGTGCTGGCGTTCGGGCGTCCAGATCTCCGGATGCTCCACCACGGACAGGGCAATGCCGGACACCCAGACCCGCACCATGTCGACCGTGCCGTCCAGTTCGTCGGCCGGGACCAGGTCCTCCACGGCCCGCACCAGGACCGCTCGCATCGCCGGCTCCATGCGCTGCAGATGGCGCCGGATGACGGGCTCCGCACCCTGGTGCGTCAGCAACGCCACCCGCGCTCGCTCCTGCCTCAGCGCCTCCTCGGTGTCCGGCAGGAACCACCCCAGCGCGACCCGCAGCCGTTCACGGGGATCGGCGATCTGCTCCAGTTCCTCGAGGATGGCGTCCACGTCGGCCAGCACATACTCCAGTACGGCGTTGAGCAGGACCTCACGGTTGGCGAAGTAATGCGTGATCAGCGTGATCGACCCGCCCATGCGCTGCGCGATCTTCCGCAGCGTCAGCTCGGCGAGTCCTCCCTCGCTCAACGCCTGCAAGGAGGCCCCGACGATGTCACGAACACGCTCCTCCGGATCCACATACCGCGGCACCGAGACCTCCCTGCCCTTCACGCCCGACCACTACCTGGCACGACTTCCAGAAACCGTTATATAACAAGCGAAATATATCTCGGAGGCAAGCCATGAGCTTCACCATCGTCGAGACCATGACGTCCGAGCCGCCGTCCGAACACGCCCGGGAACACATGGTCGCCATGCGCGACGGAGTCGAACTCGCCACGGACGTCTACCTGCCCGACGGCGCCACCGCCCACTCCGCCATCCTCGTGCGGACCTGCTACGACAAGTCCAGCCGCTACACCGCCCTGACCTTCGAGGCCGAGTACTACCGCTCCCGCGGCTTCGCGTTCGTCACCCAGGACGTGCGGGGCAAGTTCCGCTCCGGCGGCGAGACACTCCCCTACGCCCACGACGTCGCCGACGGCTACGACACGGTCGAGTGGATCATCCGGCAGCCCTGGTCCAACGGCCGCGTCGGTGTGACCGGCCAGTCGTACTACGGCTTCACGACCTGGGCCGCCGTGGCGAGCGGGCACCCCGCCATCCGGGCGGCCGTCCCGATGGTGACGGGCATCGACATGGGCGCCGGGCACGTGGGAGCACAGTGGAGCCAGCAGGTCCCCTACCTCGCAGGGCTCAACGACCTCCTGCAGATCTGGACCGACCACCACGGTTATCTCGCCGAGATCAACTGGGGCGCGGACTCCGTGGAGAACATCGTCGCCGCGGCCCGCGCGCGGATCGGCGAGTGCCGGGCAGCCTCTCGGATGCTGGAGCGTTCGGTGGACCAGGGCTGGTACAACCCGTACGGCGACCGGCATCCGTACCACACCACGGCCATCCCGATCCTGCACTGGCAGAACTGGTACGACCCCGGCCTCGCCCCTCTCGGACTGCGCGACTGGCGGCACTTCCGCTCCCTGGCCGGCGAGCGCGACCTGCACTTCCTGCGCGTCGGATCGGCCGACCACTCGGGTTATCTGCTCGAGGACGTGGGCGCCGGGGACGCACGCAACCCGTACCTCAGTGAGAGCGCGCTCGCCGAGAAGATCGAGACCGAGTGCGGCGAGGTGGCGGACTTCTTCGACGAGCATCTCAACGGGGTACGGCCGTCGACGCCCCGCCCGCGCGCCCGCTGGCACGTCGGGCACGTCGGCTGGCAGTCCTCACCGGAGTACCCGCCGCCGAGCGAACCGCTCACCTTCCACCTCTCCGCCGGCGGCACGGACGTACACGCCCTGAACCGCGACCCGGACGCGGACACGACGTCACTGACCTGGACGCATGACCCGGACCACCCCGTCCCGTCGAGCACCGACATCGAGGCGATCTGGTACCTCCTCGCGGCCTACCCCGACGAACGCGACCTCGCGGAACGGCCCGACGTACTGACCTTCCGGACCGAGCCGCTCACCGAGCACCTCGACTTCGCCGGGCAACCGGTCCTGACGGGGCACGTCTCGTTCTCGGCCCCGTCCACACATGTCTTCGCGAAGCTGCAGGACGTGCACCCCGACGGCACGACCCGCCCGATCTCATGGGGTCGCGCCGTCCTGTCCGCGCGGGCGGGGGACGCCCTGACCCTGGCCCTGGACGACAACGCCTACCGGCTCCGCCGTGGCCACCGCCTCCAGCTGCAGATCCAGTCGAGCGACTTCCCTCACTCCGTCGTCCACCCGGGCTCGGACGCCAACCCGTGGCTCACGACGCAGAGAACCCCGAGCACGCACAGCCTCGGCGTCGGGGGCATCGCCGGTGCCCGGCTCGTCCTGCCCACCATCACCGTCACAGAGGATCCGGATGAAGAGCATCAGTAGGTCACGCATCCGCCGCTGACATCACAGACCAGGCCGGTGCTCAAGCTGACGCGGTCCGAGCTGAAAGGGGGCACAGGCTCCGCCGCGTCGAACGTTCCGGGGCATGGCCGAAACCTGCGGGTTGATCCCGTCCAAAGACTCCCCGACGACCTGGATCAGCCGCGGTCCGCCGCCATGGAGCGCCGGCCGATACGTTCGACAGCTTCGTGACTCTTCGCACGGTAATAGAGCGAGAAGCGCACCAGACCGGGCAGGGTCTGGGTGGCGAATATGAAGCCGCCGTGTATCCGGGCTGGGTTGCCCGCGATCCTGATCCGGGTTCCGGCGGAGGTCTCGTCGCCGTTGAGTCTCCTTCGCGGGATGAGTGCGCCGTTCCTGATCACGAGTTCGTCCGCCTGCAGGAGGCCGACCGGTTGGCCACCCCGCGTGCGAGGCGCCACCGTGAAGTTGTGGCCGGCCGCGATGAACGTGTGCTCGTCGCTCTGCAGCAGGAGCCCGTAGCCGACGGTCTCGCCGTCGCTTCGTGCCGTGCTGGCTTTGACCACGAACTCATACGGGCCGAGGGTGAGCGTCTCCTCCTCGCGATCCGACACTCGGAAGCCGCGCACGCGGTCCTGGGTCTGGGCGGTGAGGATGTCCTTCTCGAGTGCCGCGAGTTGAGCGTAGGTGCGGCGCAGGTCGAGGGTGTCGTCGTCGTTGAGGGAGTCGAAGCCGAACGGTGAGACTCCGATGGCACCGTACTTTCCGATGGCGAGGAAGCTGTGCGAGACGCCGTGGCTGTCGGCACGCATCTCGGGCACGAACAAGGTGGTGTTGGTATCGGCGTAGCCCTTGAGAGGGACTTCGAAGTCGCCGAAGTACACGTCCGGCGCGAGGAAGGCGATCGAGGGGGCGGCCAGCTTCCAGGCCGCGCTGACGTGCGGCAGCGGTCCCCCGCTGGGGAACACGCCCGGTGTCTGGCCGCCGGCGAAGGCAGCGTCCTCGGACCGGAACTCGGCTGGCACGATCGAGTCCAGCCACGCGTTGACGAACAGCGGAATGTCGTAGCGCTCCTGGCCCGCGGCGGCAACGTGCTGGACATGGGCCGCGTAGTGCCAGGCCATGAACAGCTCGGCCGTGCGGTCGGCGTCGCCCGTCAGGCTGTCCCATGTCGGGGTGGACGGTGTGTCGGGGGTGCGGACGTGCGGGAAGGCTCCGGCGCGCAGGGCGTCCACAAGGGGGGCCGGTACGGAAGCCTCCCAGGCGGCGGCCGCGTCTGCCCCGTGGGAGCGTGAGGCGCCGAGAAGGCCGACCTCGTTCTCCACCTGCACCATGATCACGGTTTTGTCGTGGCTGTCGACGCGGGCGAGGTGTTCCATGAAGGCGGCGAACGCGGTGGCGTCGGCTTCGCGGTTGGCCGCGGAGAACGGGCTGAGGTTGTCCAGCGGGGTGCCGGTCTCGTCGGTCTGCAGCGGGAACCGGGACGGGTTGAGCTTGACCCAGGCAGGTGTGTAGCTCGAGGAGCCGTTCTTCCAGCTCCCGAACCAGAGGAGCACCAGCTTGAGCCGGTGTTCGCGGGCGCCGGAGAGCATGGCGTCGACCAGGGTGAAGTCGAACTGTCCTTCGTGCGGCTCTACGAGTTCCCAGCTCACCGGGGCGAGCACGGTGTTCACTCCGGCGTCGGCGATTCGCTCCCACAGCGGCTGGAGGTACTCCGCGCTGGACGATGTGGAGTTGTGGAGCTCGATACCGCGAATCAGGTAGGGCTCGCCGTTGACGACCAGTTGGCCCGTGGTGGTGTCGATGCGGTGGTCCTTCAAGGGGTTGTCCAATCGGTGATGCGTGGCGGCGGGCTGCGGTGTGATCTCCGCCGGCGGTGTCGTCGGGGAGGTTCGGGGTAAGTCGCTGGTGCCGTGCGGCGGCCTCAGCAGGGGCAGGTGCCGGCCTTCGGCATGCTCATTCGGCGTCGGGCACGGTTTCCCGGCCCGCGTAGCGGTAGTCGGCGAACCGCACCGCCCCCTCGCTCGCGTAGAGCCCGATGATCCGGCCGGTGAACGACGCGCAGGTTTCCGCGGTCCAGTACCGCCCGTCCAGCTCGGCGAGCAGTGTGCCGCCCGCCAGCAACCGGATCCGGTCCCCAACTCGGGCCGCCCCCAGCTCCGTTCCCAGCTCAAGTGCCAATTCGATCGGGCCGGAGGGGAACGTGTCGCGCCACTCCTGGCGCAGACCGGCAACGGCACCCCACGCGGTCACGACCGTGCTTCCGTCCTGTGTCCTCGCCTCCAGGCCGAAGTGATGCCGTTCGTCGTAGCGCGTGGCCAGACCGCCCACGCCGTCGGTCACATCCACCGTGGTGGTCACGACGGCGTTCAGATGGCGCTGGCGGCGACCGACGAAGACCGGCTGCGGGTCGTCGAGGCCGGTCTTCCGCCCGTGCAGTGCCAGGTGGCCGCCGGTCACACGGGCCACAGTTCGCGGAGTGGTGCGGACGGCCAGCCAGCCGGGATCGTCGAGGGCGGTTTCGTCCTCGAACGAGAACACGAGGTTCTCCGTGCCCGCACGTGGCGCGGGTTCGACAGGGGCGACGGCCGGCCAGCCGTCCTCGGTCCAGGTGACGTCGGTGATGAACGTCTCCCGTCCCAGCGGGGAGAAGGCCTGCGCTTCGCCGAGGGTACGTACGCCCAGCAGGACCATCGCCCAGCCGCCGTCAGGTGTTTCGACCAGATCGGCATGCCCGGTGTTCTGCACCGGTCGTGGAGTTCCGCTCGCCGTCAGCAGGGGGTTGCCCGGATGCCCGGTGAACGGACCGGCGGGCGACACGCCGCGCGCGACGCTCACCGCGTGTCCGCGTTCGGTGCCTCCCTCGGCGATCACCAGGTACCAGTGCTCGCCGCGCCGGTACAGGTGCGGGGCCTCGGGGAACCGCAGGCCG
It encodes:
- a CDS encoding TetR/AcrR family transcriptional regulator — protein: MPRYVDPEERVRDIVGASLQALSEGGLAELTLRKIAQRMGGSITLITHYFANREVLLNAVLEYVLADVDAILEELEQIADPRERLRVALGWFLPDTEEALRQERARVALLTHQGAEPVIRRHLQRMEPAMRAVLVRAVEDLVPADELDGTVDMVRVWVSGIALSVVEHPEIWTPERQHAALKRFLTVLSFAELPAR
- a CDS encoding CocE/NonD family hydrolase, producing MSFTIVETMTSEPPSEHAREHMVAMRDGVELATDVYLPDGATAHSAILVRTCYDKSSRYTALTFEAEYYRSRGFAFVTQDVRGKFRSGGETLPYAHDVADGYDTVEWIIRQPWSNGRVGVTGQSYYGFTTWAAVASGHPAIRAAVPMVTGIDMGAGHVGAQWSQQVPYLAGLNDLLQIWTDHHGYLAEINWGADSVENIVAAARARIGECRAASRMLERSVDQGWYNPYGDRHPYHTTAIPILHWQNWYDPGLAPLGLRDWRHFRSLAGERDLHFLRVGSADHSGYLLEDVGAGDARNPYLSESALAEKIETECGEVADFFDEHLNGVRPSTPRPRARWHVGHVGWQSSPEYPPPSEPLTFHLSAGGTDVHALNRDPDADTTSLTWTHDPDHPVPSSTDIEAIWYLLAAYPDERDLAERPDVLTFRTEPLTEHLDFAGQPVLTGHVSFSAPSTHVFAKLQDVHPDGTTRPISWGRAVLSARAGDALTLALDDNAYRLRRGHRLQLQIQSSDFPHSVVHPGSDANPWLTTQRTPSTHSLGVGGIAGARLVLPTITVTEDPDEEHQ
- a CDS encoding GH35 family beta-galactosidase codes for the protein MDNPLKDHRIDTTTGQLVVNGEPYLIRGIELHNSTSSSAEYLQPLWERIADAGVNTVLAPVSWELVEPHEGQFDFTLVDAMLSGAREHRLKLVLLWFGSWKNGSSSYTPAWVKLNPSRFPLQTDETGTPLDNLSPFSAANREADATAFAAFMEHLARVDSHDKTVIMVQVENEVGLLGASRSHGADAAAAWEASVPAPLVDALRAGAFPHVRTPDTPSTPTWDSLTGDADRTAELFMAWHYAAHVQHVAAAGQERYDIPLFVNAWLDSIVPAEFRSEDAAFAGGQTPGVFPSGGPLPHVSAAWKLAAPSIAFLAPDVYFGDFEVPLKGYADTNTTLFVPEMRADSHGVSHSFLAIGKYGAIGVSPFGFDSLNDDDTLDLRRTYAQLAALEKDILTAQTQDRVRGFRVSDREEETLTLGPYEFVVKASTARSDGETVGYGLLLQSDEHTFIAAGHNFTVAPRTRGGQPVGLLQADELVIRNGALIPRRRLNGDETSAGTRIRIAGNPARIHGGFIFATQTLPGLVRFSLYYRAKSHEAVERIGRRSMAADRG
- a CDS encoding glycoside hydrolase family 43 protein, which gives rise to MTNWPNPLIPGFNPDPSVVLVDGVYYLVTSTFEYLPGLPVYRSTDLVDWEHIGNVAERPEQVAVGSVVTGAGVFAPTIRHHDGLFHVIVTVVGSPRGCVVFTAADPAGPWSDGLTVSGVDGIDPDLAWDDDGTAYITYSGLRLSGEEAGRHYGIEQVRVDLTTGLALENPRSLWSGTGLRFPEAPHLYRRGEHWYLVIAEGGTERGHAVSVARGVSPAGPFTGHPGNPLLTASGTPRPVQNTGHADLVETPDGGWAMVLLGVRTLGEAQAFSPLGRETFITDVTWTEDGWPAVAPVEPAPRAGTENLVFSFEDETALDDPGWLAVRTTPRTVARVTGGHLALHGRKTGLDDPQPVFVGRRQRHLNAVVTTTVDVTDGVGGLATRYDERHHFGLEARTQDGSTVVTAWGAVAGLRQEWRDTFPSGPIELALELGTELGAARVGDRIRLLAGGTLLAELDGRYWTAETCASFTGRIIGLYASEGAVRFADYRYAGRETVPDAE